Proteins from a genomic interval of Rhodococcus rhodochrous:
- a CDS encoding carbohydrate ABC transporter permease — protein MAETRKRTLSWSAVNLIVLLYALVPVLWIASLSFKPPGTIQDGRFIPQQWTLDNYRGIFRTDAFTSALINSIGIGLIATVIAVILGTMAAYAIARLDFPGKKILVGVALLIAMFPQISLVSPLFEIMRGLGLFDTWAALILPYITFSLPLAIYTLSAFFKEIPWELEKAAKMDGATPGQAFRKVVAPLAAPGIITAAILVFIFCWNDLLFAISLTSTERSITAPAAIANFTGASQFEEPTGSIAAAAVVITIPIIVFVLIFQRRIVAGLTSGAVKG, from the coding sequence ATGGCCGAGACCAGGAAACGGACCCTGTCGTGGTCGGCGGTGAACCTGATCGTCCTGCTCTACGCACTCGTCCCGGTGCTGTGGATCGCGAGCCTGTCGTTCAAGCCGCCCGGCACCATCCAGGACGGCCGGTTCATCCCGCAGCAGTGGACGCTGGACAACTACCGCGGCATCTTCCGCACCGACGCGTTCACGAGCGCCCTGATCAACTCCATCGGCATCGGCCTGATCGCCACGGTCATCGCGGTGATCCTCGGGACGATGGCGGCCTACGCGATCGCCCGGCTCGACTTCCCCGGTAAGAAGATCCTGGTGGGTGTGGCGCTGCTCATCGCGATGTTCCCCCAGATCTCGCTCGTCAGCCCGCTGTTCGAGATCATGCGCGGACTCGGACTGTTCGACACGTGGGCGGCGCTGATCCTGCCGTACATCACCTTCTCGCTGCCGCTCGCGATCTACACCTTGTCGGCCTTCTTCAAGGAGATCCCGTGGGAACTCGAGAAGGCCGCGAAGATGGACGGCGCGACTCCGGGCCAGGCGTTCCGGAAGGTCGTGGCCCCGCTCGCCGCTCCCGGCATCATCACGGCGGCGATCCTGGTGTTCATCTTCTGCTGGAACGACCTGCTGTTCGCGATCTCGCTGACCTCCACCGAGCGGTCCATCACCGCACCGGCTGCGATCGCGAACTTCACGGGTGCATCGCAGTTCGAGGAACCGACCGGGTCGATCGCGGCGGCGGCCGTCGTCATCACGATCCCGATCATCGTGTTCGTCCTGATCTTCCAACGTCGAATCGTCGCCGGACTGACCTCCGGCGCAGTGAAGGGATGA
- a CDS encoding HpcH/HpaI aldolase/citrate lyase family protein, translating into MSFSFRPRRSVLAVPGSSRKMIDKAKGLPADEIFLDLEDAVSPLAKEQARSTIVEALNEDGWGDQIKVVRVNDWTTDATYLDVATVVGGAGVNLDAILLPKVPDASHVKALDLLLTQVEKAHGLEVGRIGIEPQIENAIGLTNINEIATASPRVQTLVFGPADFMASINMRTLVVGEQPEGYDVGDAYHHILMTILMAARAHGLQAIDGPYLQIRDVDAFRRSAQRTAALGFDGKWVLHPSQIDAANEVFSPRQEDYDKAEMILDAYEWHTSAEGGARGAAMLGDEMIDEASRKMALVISAKGRAAGLQRTQKFEPPVS; encoded by the coding sequence ATGTCGTTTTCGTTCAGGCCCCGGAGGTCGGTACTCGCGGTTCCCGGCAGCAGCCGGAAGATGATCGACAAGGCCAAGGGCCTTCCCGCCGACGAGATCTTCCTCGATCTCGAGGACGCCGTGTCGCCACTGGCCAAGGAACAGGCCCGCAGCACCATCGTCGAAGCTCTGAACGAGGACGGCTGGGGCGACCAGATCAAGGTCGTGCGCGTCAACGACTGGACCACGGATGCGACCTATCTGGACGTCGCGACGGTCGTCGGTGGTGCCGGCGTGAATCTCGACGCGATCCTGCTGCCGAAGGTGCCCGACGCGAGCCACGTGAAGGCGCTCGACCTGCTCCTCACCCAGGTCGAGAAGGCTCACGGTCTCGAGGTGGGACGGATCGGCATCGAACCGCAGATCGAGAACGCCATCGGGTTGACGAACATCAACGAGATCGCGACGGCGAGCCCGCGCGTGCAGACGCTCGTGTTCGGTCCCGCCGACTTCATGGCGAGCATCAACATGCGCACGCTCGTCGTCGGTGAACAGCCCGAGGGTTACGACGTCGGCGACGCCTACCACCACATCCTCATGACGATCCTCATGGCCGCGCGTGCCCACGGGCTGCAGGCCATCGACGGTCCCTACCTCCAGATCCGCGACGTCGACGCCTTCCGCCGGTCGGCGCAGCGCACCGCCGCCCTGGGCTTCGACGGCAAGTGGGTGCTGCACCCGAGCCAGATCGACGCGGCGAACGAGGTCTTCAGCCCCCGGCAGGAGGACTACGACAAGGCCGAGATGATCCTCGACGCCTACGAGTGGCACACCTCGGCCGAGGGCGGCGCCCGCGGTGCCGCGATGCTCGGCGACGAGATGATCGACGAGGCGAGCCGGAAGATGGCCCTCGTGATCTCCGCGAAGGGCCGGGCCGCCGGGTTGCAGCGCACCCAGAAGTTCGAGCCGCCGGTCTCCTGA
- a CDS encoding DUF1003 domain-containing protein produces the protein MSDRSTQGRSRLETPQASRFRFNFDAEAVGRVSESIARFLGTGRYLAIQTIVVIVWIALNIAAVGLQWDPYPFILLNLAFSTQAAYAAPLILLAQNRQENRDRVSLEEDRARAEQTKADTEFLARELAALRLAVGEVATRDYLRRELDDLRALLVDDENEDDAGTPRTRGPRR, from the coding sequence ATGAGTGACCGCAGCACGCAGGGCCGCTCGCGCCTCGAGACCCCCCAGGCATCGAGGTTCCGCTTCAACTTCGACGCCGAGGCGGTCGGCCGGGTCAGCGAGTCGATCGCCCGATTCCTCGGAACGGGCCGCTATCTCGCCATCCAGACGATCGTCGTCATCGTGTGGATCGCCCTCAACATCGCCGCGGTCGGACTGCAGTGGGATCCCTATCCCTTCATCCTTCTCAACCTGGCCTTCTCGACACAGGCCGCCTACGCCGCGCCGTTGATCCTGCTGGCGCAGAACCGGCAGGAGAACCGCGACCGCGTGTCGCTCGAGGAGGACCGCGCCCGCGCCGAGCAGACCAAGGCCGACACCGAGTTCCTGGCACGCGAACTCGCGGCGCTGCGACTCGCGGTGGGCGAGGTCGCGACCCGCGACTATCTGCGTCGCGAACTCGACGACCTGCGCGCCCTGCTGGTCGACGACGAGAACGAGGACGACGCCGGCACTCCGCGCACCCGCGGGCCTCGTCGCTGA
- a CDS encoding lytic transglycosylase domain-containing protein: MGRHAKPSDSKLRRNSVIAMTGLVPVGLVAAAATTAGASPRALMEAAHHETEPTASSTDSADLAAVVPEAVAAVQTIMLEPEPAPVRTFKAAPAPEPEPEVLQEGPLGIPGINYAAYRNAERVLAEENPACGMHWTLLAGIGRVESGHANGGHADDKGNLLEPVIGLPLNGSLPGQAVIHDTDGGALDGDTVYDRAVGPMQFIPTTWNQYAGDGNGDGVSDPQNLYDSTLTTAKYLCDGGLDMRNLAHSTKAIHRYNNSMAYVANVLAWSTAYSTGIDPSPADLPRIH, from the coding sequence TTGGGCCGCCACGCCAAACCGTCGGATTCGAAGCTTCGGCGAAATTCCGTCATCGCGATGACCGGACTCGTTCCGGTCGGACTGGTCGCCGCAGCCGCGACCACCGCGGGTGCGTCGCCGCGAGCGCTGATGGAGGCAGCTCACCACGAGACCGAGCCGACGGCGTCGTCGACCGACTCGGCCGACCTCGCCGCCGTGGTTCCCGAAGCGGTCGCCGCCGTGCAGACGATCATGCTCGAGCCCGAACCGGCACCCGTGCGCACCTTCAAGGCCGCCCCCGCGCCGGAACCCGAGCCCGAGGTCCTCCAGGAGGGCCCGCTCGGCATCCCCGGGATCAACTACGCCGCCTACCGCAACGCCGAGCGCGTCCTCGCCGAGGAGAATCCCGCCTGCGGCATGCACTGGACGCTCCTCGCCGGCATCGGCCGCGTCGAGTCCGGACACGCCAACGGTGGTCACGCCGACGACAAAGGCAACCTGCTCGAGCCCGTCATCGGACTGCCGCTCAACGGCAGCCTGCCCGGCCAGGCCGTCATCCACGACACCGACGGCGGCGCCCTCGACGGCGACACCGTCTACGACCGCGCGGTCGGGCCGATGCAGTTCATCCCCACCACGTGGAACCAGTACGCGGGCGACGGCAACGGCGACGGGGTCTCCGATCCCCAGAACCTGTACGACTCGACGCTGACCACCGCGAAGTACCTGTGCGACGGTGGCCTCGACATGCGCAACCTCGCGCACTCGACGAAGGCGATCCACCGCTACAACAACTCGATGGCCTACGTGGCGAACGTGCTCGCCTGGTCGACGGCCTACTCCACCGGCATCGACCCGAGCCCCGCGGATCTCCCCCGCATCCACTGA
- a CDS encoding carbohydrate ABC transporter permease, with product MSEGKKAERRLGLLLVAPAAIVMLAVTAYPVGYAVWLSLQRYDLRFPDERRFVGLSNYIAVLSDEFWWQAFIVTSLVTLVSVAIEFVLGLAIALVMHRTIVGKGIVRTVVLIPYGIVTVAAAYSWYYAWTPGTGYLANLLPDGSAPLTDQIPSLAIIVLAEVWKTTPFMALLLLAGLALVPDDLLKAAQVDGAGAWTRLVRIIVPLMKPAILVALLFRTLDAFRIFDNIYVLTRGANGTGSVSILGYDNLFRAFNLGIGSAISVLIFLCVAIIAFVFIKLFGASAPGSDEGGR from the coding sequence CTGTCCGAGGGGAAGAAGGCCGAGCGACGACTCGGTCTGCTGCTCGTCGCGCCCGCCGCGATCGTGATGCTCGCGGTGACGGCCTATCCGGTGGGATACGCCGTCTGGCTCAGTCTGCAACGCTACGATCTGCGCTTCCCCGACGAGCGCCGGTTCGTCGGGCTGTCGAACTACATCGCGGTGCTCAGCGACGAATTCTGGTGGCAGGCCTTCATCGTCACCTCGCTCGTCACCCTGGTCTCCGTCGCGATCGAGTTCGTACTGGGCCTCGCGATCGCACTCGTCATGCACCGCACGATCGTCGGCAAGGGCATCGTGCGCACGGTGGTGCTGATCCCGTACGGCATCGTCACCGTCGCCGCCGCCTACAGCTGGTACTACGCGTGGACCCCGGGCACGGGCTATCTCGCGAACCTGCTGCCCGACGGCAGCGCCCCGCTCACCGATCAGATCCCGTCCCTGGCGATCATCGTGCTCGCCGAGGTGTGGAAGACCACGCCGTTCATGGCGCTGTTACTCCTCGCCGGCCTCGCGCTCGTCCCCGACGATCTGCTCAAGGCGGCGCAGGTCGACGGTGCCGGGGCTTGGACGCGTCTGGTGCGGATCATCGTTCCGTTGATGAAACCGGCGATCCTCGTCGCCCTGCTCTTCCGCACGCTCGACGCCTTCCGCATCTTCGACAACATCTACGTCCTCACCCGCGGCGCCAACGGCACCGGGTCGGTGTCGATCCTCGGTTACGACAACCTGTTCCGGGCCTTCAACCTCGGCATCGGGTCGGCGATCAGCGTCCTGATCTTCCTGTGCGTCGCGATCATCGCGTTCGTGTTCATCAAGTTGTTCGGTGCATCCGCGCCCGGCTCGGACGAAGGGGGCCGATGA
- a CDS encoding magnesium transporter MgtE N-terminal domain-containing protein encodes MAAVSKVFVARLAGLVVLGPDGESIGRVRDVVLTIRVGRQPPRALGLVVELPTRKRIFVPMLRVTAIEPGAVTLVTGNVSLRRFTQRPSEVLALGQVLDSRVRVDDPELPDLMGVDAVVVDLGLELMRTRDWVVARVAVRRHRGRLARRSPIHIVEWPHVHGLTQQALSMPGQGVAQLLLQFEDMRPPDVANALRDLPIKRRTEVAAALDDERLADIVQELPSDDQTDLLTQLGLDRAVAVLEAMDPDDVADLLGELPATDAESFLQRMDPEDSEPVRRLLEHSPDTAGGLMTPEPVVLTPATTVAEALARARNPDLSPALASMVFVVRPPTATPTGKYLGCVHLQRLLREPPASLVGGVVDDDLPRLAPDDALTTVTRYFATYNLVCGPVVDDEGHLLGAVSVDDVLDHLLPEDWREEDIEDE; translated from the coding sequence ATGGCAGCAGTGAGCAAGGTCTTCGTCGCGCGGCTGGCCGGACTGGTCGTTCTCGGCCCCGACGGCGAGTCCATCGGCCGCGTCCGCGATGTCGTGCTGACCATACGAGTGGGGCGTCAGCCTCCTCGTGCACTGGGGCTCGTCGTCGAACTGCCCACCCGCAAGCGGATCTTCGTCCCGATGCTGCGCGTGACCGCGATCGAGCCCGGCGCGGTCACCCTCGTCACCGGCAACGTCAGTCTGCGCCGGTTCACGCAGCGCCCCTCGGAGGTGCTCGCCCTCGGTCAGGTCCTCGATTCGCGTGTGCGCGTCGACGACCCGGAGCTACCGGACCTGATGGGTGTCGACGCCGTCGTGGTGGATCTGGGGCTCGAGCTCATGCGCACCCGCGACTGGGTCGTCGCCCGGGTCGCGGTGCGTCGCCATCGCGGCCGGCTCGCGCGCCGCTCCCCCATCCACATCGTGGAATGGCCGCACGTGCACGGACTCACCCAGCAGGCACTGTCGATGCCCGGACAGGGTGTCGCACAGTTGCTCCTGCAGTTCGAGGACATGCGCCCGCCGGACGTCGCGAACGCCCTGCGCGACCTGCCGATCAAGAGACGCACCGAGGTCGCCGCGGCGCTCGACGACGAACGCCTCGCCGACATCGTGCAGGAGCTGCCCTCCGACGATCAGACCGACCTGCTCACCCAGCTCGGTCTCGACCGGGCGGTCGCGGTGCTCGAGGCGATGGATCCCGACGACGTCGCCGACCTCCTCGGTGAGCTGCCCGCCACGGACGCCGAGTCGTTCCTGCAACGCATGGACCCCGAGGACTCCGAGCCGGTGCGCCGCCTGCTCGAGCACTCCCCCGACACCGCCGGTGGTCTGATGACCCCGGAGCCGGTCGTGCTGACGCCGGCGACCACGGTGGCCGAAGCGCTCGCCCGCGCCCGCAATCCGGATCTGAGTCCGGCCTTGGCCTCGATGGTCTTCGTCGTGCGACCGCCCACCGCGACACCCACCGGCAAGTACCTCGGCTGTGTCCATCTGCAACGATTGCTCCGGGAACCGCCTGCGAGCCTGGTGGGAGGGGTCGTCGACGACGACCTGCCGCGCCTGGCCCCCGACGACGCCCTGACCACCGTCACCCGGTACTTCGCGACGTACAACCTGGTCTGCGGTCCGGTGGTGGACGACGAGGGGCACCTGCTCGGCGCGGTGAGCGTCGACGACGTGCTCGACCATCTGCTGCCGGAAGACTGGCGCGAGGAGGACATCGAGGATGAGTGA
- a CDS encoding ABC transporter substrate-binding protein, which translates to MRRSGKTRRTSRAVTASAAAVLLASGLAACGSDEEGVVLSFYTAADGAEQYAQAAEVCTAEAGGRYRVQQRTLPKNADDQRLQLARRLTGNDPGLDLMTLDVVWTAEFAEAGWALPLPDDVAAAVSEGTLEGPLESATWQDRLYAAPLNTNTQLLWYRKDLMPDGQPPETWDEMIEIASGLAEEGRPSWIGVQGRQYEGLMVWFNTLLSSAGGSVVGEDGVTVTLTDNDAAVTALDIMKRVATAPGADPSLNQADEAAVRLGMESGRTAFQVNWPFVLPGIIENEAALPFVDENGNVTSENTGNTVLTVDGEQNFLPAPYPSVIPGEPAQVTIGGFNIAVARTSTHPDLAFEAMQCLRNEENQRNNAIGGGVPPTLAALYDDPEFQEAYPAWREVRAGLENAAVRPASPAYQSISTLVTATLNPVDQIDPPRTVEELAEQVRKAVNSEGLIP; encoded by the coding sequence ATGAGACGGTCGGGCAAGACACGGCGGACGAGCCGGGCGGTCACAGCTTCTGCGGCCGCGGTGCTCCTGGCGTCGGGACTGGCCGCGTGCGGCAGCGACGAGGAGGGTGTCGTCCTGTCCTTCTACACGGCCGCCGACGGTGCCGAGCAGTACGCGCAGGCCGCGGAGGTGTGCACCGCGGAGGCCGGCGGCCGATATCGCGTGCAGCAGAGGACACTTCCGAAGAACGCCGACGACCAGCGACTGCAGTTGGCGCGGCGGCTGACGGGTAACGACCCGGGCCTCGACCTCATGACCCTCGACGTCGTGTGGACGGCCGAGTTCGCCGAGGCGGGGTGGGCGCTGCCCTTGCCCGACGATGTGGCCGCCGCGGTTTCCGAGGGCACCCTCGAGGGTCCTCTCGAATCGGCGACCTGGCAGGACCGGCTGTATGCCGCGCCGCTCAACACCAACACCCAGTTGCTCTGGTACCGAAAGGATCTCATGCCGGATGGGCAACCTCCGGAGACCTGGGACGAGATGATCGAGATCGCGAGTGGCCTGGCCGAGGAGGGCCGGCCGTCGTGGATCGGGGTGCAGGGCCGGCAGTACGAAGGGTTGATGGTGTGGTTCAACACCCTGCTCTCGAGCGCCGGAGGTTCGGTGGTGGGGGAGGACGGTGTCACGGTCACCCTCACCGACAACGACGCGGCGGTGACCGCGCTCGACATCATGAAGCGCGTCGCGACGGCGCCCGGCGCCGATCCGTCCCTGAACCAGGCCGACGAGGCGGCCGTCCGTCTCGGTATGGAGAGCGGGCGCACGGCGTTCCAGGTCAACTGGCCGTTCGTCCTGCCGGGCATCATCGAGAACGAGGCTGCTCTGCCTTTCGTCGACGAGAACGGCAACGTCACCTCGGAGAACACCGGCAACACGGTCCTGACCGTCGACGGTGAGCAGAATTTCCTTCCCGCGCCGTACCCTTCGGTGATCCCCGGCGAGCCCGCCCAGGTCACCATCGGCGGGTTCAACATCGCCGTCGCCCGCACGAGTACCCACCCGGATCTCGCGTTCGAAGCGATGCAGTGCCTGCGCAACGAGGAGAACCAGCGCAACAACGCCATCGGTGGCGGCGTGCCGCCGACGCTCGCGGCGCTGTACGACGACCCGGAATTCCAGGAGGCCTATCCGGCCTGGCGTGAGGTCCGCGCCGGGCTCGAGAACGCCGCGGTGCGTCCCGCTTCACCGGCCTACCAGAGCATTTCGACGCTGGTGACGGCCACCCTCAACCCGGTCGACCAGATCGATCCGCCCCGCACCGTCGAGGAACTCGCCGAGCAGGTGCGCAAGGCGGTCAATTCGGAAGGACTGATCCCGTGA
- a CDS encoding GNAT family N-acetyltransferase → MGERTEPEIRVLESEAELREASALFRTAMVGLPSWPEVPDGTVSRYLEAGRTWGAFLDGMLVGTVDATSGNLTLPGGARVPHAAVTHIGVLPTHTRRGVISGLVHRQLSDARDRGEILATLRASEATIYGRFGYGVASTSVSVDVDVRGAALRPDVPESGAVRLLTYPDAWDVLAQIHSRHLPPRPGMIDRSEYWWNSRRWRADSLTDPMYVAVHGEPGQEDGFVRYHPVDTQAWFTSRNRTVVVDDFFAPSPAAYAGLVRFLLDLDLVDTLRFAALPQDDQLPLMLGDARAVHFRSVSDETWLRILDLDRALSARSYRGFGSVTVEVTDRLLTDNAGVFEISADGVARTAGPADLTIDIADLGALLLGRHGWHRMVDAGRARVHRPDAVDTADLLFSWPQAPFSGTAF, encoded by the coding sequence ATGGGTGAGCGAACGGAACCGGAGATCAGAGTTCTGGAGTCGGAAGCCGAATTGCGGGAGGCGTCCGCGCTGTTCCGCACGGCGATGGTGGGTCTGCCGTCGTGGCCCGAGGTTCCCGACGGGACGGTGAGCCGTTACCTCGAGGCCGGTCGCACGTGGGGTGCCTTCCTCGACGGCATGCTCGTCGGGACCGTCGACGCCACGAGCGGAAATCTCACCCTGCCCGGCGGCGCCCGGGTGCCGCACGCGGCGGTCACCCACATCGGTGTGCTGCCCACCCATACGCGTCGCGGCGTGATCTCCGGACTCGTGCATCGCCAGCTGAGCGACGCGCGCGACCGCGGTGAGATCCTCGCGACGCTGCGTGCCTCCGAAGCGACCATCTACGGCCGGTTCGGCTACGGCGTCGCCTCGACTTCGGTGTCCGTCGACGTCGACGTGCGTGGTGCCGCACTGCGTCCCGACGTGCCCGAGTCCGGAGCGGTGCGTCTGCTGACCTATCCGGATGCGTGGGACGTGCTGGCGCAGATCCATTCCCGTCATCTGCCGCCGCGCCCCGGCATGATCGATCGGTCGGAGTACTGGTGGAACTCGCGCCGATGGCGGGCCGACTCGCTCACCGATCCGATGTACGTGGCGGTGCACGGCGAACCGGGGCAGGAGGACGGCTTCGTCCGGTACCACCCCGTCGACACGCAGGCGTGGTTCACCAGCCGCAACCGCACCGTCGTGGTCGACGACTTCTTCGCCCCGTCACCCGCGGCGTATGCCGGCCTGGTCCGGTTCCTGCTCGACCTCGATCTCGTCGACACCTTGCGGTTCGCGGCACTTCCGCAGGACGACCAGCTGCCGCTCATGCTCGGTGACGCGCGTGCCGTGCACTTCCGCTCGGTCTCGGACGAAACGTGGTTGCGCATCCTCGACCTCGATCGGGCGCTGTCGGCGCGGAGTTATCGAGGGTTCGGCTCGGTGACCGTGGAGGTGACCGATCGGCTGCTGACAGACAACGCCGGTGTCTTCGAGATCTCCGCCGACGGCGTGGCGCGCACCGCGGGACCGGCCGACCTGACGATCGACATCGCCGACCTCGGTGCGCTCCTGCTCGGCAGGCATGGCTGGCACCGGATGGTCGACGCGGGTCGCGCCCGGGTGCACCGACCGGACGCCGTAGACACCGCTGACCTGCTGTTCTCCTGGCCCCAGGCACCCTTCTCTGGGACCGCCTTCTGA
- a CDS encoding lysozyme family protein has protein sequence MRWKVALAMPVIVAAGLAATASSATVVAETTSAETEPSATPAVGVLPGEMREAQPLRSPSDPLAQLPPDALAAAGGAAVLGDGPLAIPELVFYAYRAAEMQLAIDSPECGLPWNLLAAVGRLSSGHADGGRTDILGTLTTPVVTPEGLLGPMRLAPAVWEQYSADGNADGTADPQNIFDATLAAGARMCAEGGNLREPDGEARAVASVDPSPDYLANVRHWSGAYSKAAEVAPADLAPIPARPVPNAADVAAPAPAPAVTAPAPESTPQPTDTPAQQAPADTPAQQAPEQNIPAPPPMPELPELPCLVPAFCE, from the coding sequence GTGCGGTGGAAGGTCGCGCTGGCGATGCCGGTGATCGTCGCTGCCGGACTCGCGGCGACAGCGTCGTCGGCGACAGTGGTGGCGGAGACGACGTCCGCCGAGACCGAGCCGAGCGCCACCCCGGCGGTGGGCGTGCTTCCCGGCGAGATGCGCGAGGCGCAACCGCTGCGCAGCCCGAGCGACCCGCTCGCCCAGCTTCCGCCCGACGCCCTGGCCGCGGCAGGAGGTGCGGCAGTTCTCGGCGACGGGCCACTCGCGATCCCCGAACTCGTCTTCTACGCCTACCGCGCGGCCGAGATGCAGCTGGCCATCGACTCCCCCGAGTGCGGCCTGCCGTGGAACCTGCTCGCGGCCGTCGGGCGCCTGAGCTCCGGACACGCCGACGGAGGACGCACCGACATCCTGGGCACGCTGACCACGCCGGTCGTCACCCCGGAGGGACTGCTCGGGCCGATGCGCCTGGCCCCCGCGGTGTGGGAGCAGTATTCCGCCGACGGCAACGCGGACGGCACCGCCGATCCGCAGAACATCTTCGACGCGACCCTGGCCGCCGGTGCCCGGATGTGTGCGGAGGGCGGAAACCTGCGCGAGCCGGACGGTGAGGCGCGGGCGGTGGCGTCGGTCGATCCGTCACCGGACTATCTGGCGAACGTCCGGCACTGGTCCGGTGCGTATTCGAAGGCCGCCGAGGTGGCTCCCGCCGATCTCGCTCCGATTCCGGCGCGGCCGGTTCCGAACGCCGCGGATGTCGCGGCTCCCGCGCCGGCTCCGGCGGTCACCGCGCCCGCCCCGGAGTCGACACCTCAGCCGACCGACACTCCGGCCCAGCAAGCGCCCGCCGACACTCCGGCCCAGCAGGCACCCGAACAGAACATCCCGGCTCCGCCGCCGATGCCGGAGTTGCCCGAACTCCCCTGTCTGGTGCCCGCCTTCTGCGAGTAA
- a CDS encoding protein-tyrosine phosphatase family protein codes for MRREWDPADTGVLQLPSGRLVRGRGMRRPVFDEPFPDFGVYLLGRPPAAPFEWESRWILWPDFRTPRDPEDALAILYEAWIRAGRQRVEIACGRGRGRTGTALACLAVLDGLSPEEAVDFVRRHYHPRAVETPWQRKFVAHAKAHS; via the coding sequence GTGCGACGCGAGTGGGATCCAGCAGACACCGGGGTGCTGCAGCTGCCCTCCGGCCGACTCGTGCGGGGACGCGGGATGCGCAGACCGGTGTTCGACGAGCCGTTTCCCGACTTCGGGGTGTATCTCCTCGGCCGCCCCCCGGCAGCACCGTTCGAGTGGGAGTCGCGGTGGATCCTCTGGCCCGACTTCCGCACGCCGCGCGACCCGGAGGACGCTCTCGCCATCCTGTACGAGGCGTGGATCCGGGCGGGAAGACAGCGCGTGGAGATCGCGTGCGGGCGGGGACGCGGCCGCACCGGCACCGCACTGGCGTGCCTCGCCGTCCTCGACGGGCTCTCCCCGGAGGAGGCGGTCGACTTCGTTCGGCGGCATTACCATCCGCGCGCGGTCGAGACGCCCTGGCAGCGCAAATTCGTCGCGCACGCGAAGGCGCACTCCTGA
- a CDS encoding general stress protein has translation MTNPLGPGRQVPGLPTPPTGWPVGSYPTYAEAQRAVDHLADQNFSVEDVTIVGVDLMQVERVTGRLTWPKVIGGGIVSGAWLGVFFGLLLGIFSTDFLGPLLVGLVGGIIFGLISASIPYAATRGQRDFSSTMQLVAGRYDVLCQPPTAEKARDILAKLAI, from the coding sequence ATGACGAATCCCCTCGGACCCGGTCGCCAGGTACCCGGTCTGCCCACACCTCCCACGGGCTGGCCCGTCGGTTCGTACCCGACCTATGCCGAGGCGCAACGGGCGGTCGACCACCTGGCCGATCAGAACTTCTCCGTCGAGGACGTCACCATCGTCGGTGTCGATCTCATGCAGGTCGAGCGGGTCACCGGTCGGCTCACGTGGCCGAAGGTGATCGGCGGCGGCATCGTCTCGGGCGCATGGCTCGGCGTGTTCTTCGGTCTGCTGCTCGGCATCTTCTCCACCGACTTCCTCGGCCCGCTGCTCGTCGGCCTCGTCGGCGGCATCATCTTCGGCCTCATCTCGGCGAGCATCCCGTACGCCGCGACCCGCGGTCAGCGCGACTTCTCGTCCACCATGCAGCTCGTCGCCGGCCGCTACGACGTGCTGTGCCAGCCGCCCACCGCCGAGAAGGCGCGCGACATCCTCGCCAAGCTCGCCATCTGA